In one Bradyrhizobium cosmicum genomic region, the following are encoded:
- a CDS encoding ATP phosphoribosyltransferase regulatory subunit: MTATATSNAAGSAAWADTLLLSFAQAGYVRAEPAILQPAEPFLDLSGEDIRKSLYLTTDLSGEELCLRPDLTIPVARDYLASGRAGQPAGFSYLGPVFRYRSGQASEFMQAGIESFGRQDRPAADAEMLALALEATAAFGVRDVEIRTGDVALFNSLLDALDLYPVWRRRLVKDFNRKISLEQDLERLAAATTATRSEYEGVLAALAGSDRKAALAFVTDLMSIAGTTNVGGRTTAEIADRFLEQSTLKGGALPREAITVLKRFLSISGNPDDAIAELRALTIDAKLDLAVAIDQFESRVGFMAARGIDVKQTRFSTAFGRGLDYYTGFEFELHYRGNGAEPLVAGGRYDGLMTQLGSADPIPAVGFSVWVDALTGIGRKVGA, from the coding sequence CGGATACGCTGCTGTTGTCGTTCGCGCAGGCCGGCTATGTCAGGGCGGAGCCCGCGATCCTGCAGCCGGCCGAGCCGTTCCTGGATCTCTCCGGCGAGGACATCCGCAAGAGCCTCTATCTGACCACGGACCTGTCCGGCGAGGAGCTCTGCCTGCGGCCGGATCTCACGATTCCCGTGGCCCGCGACTACCTCGCCTCGGGGCGCGCCGGCCAGCCGGCCGGATTCAGCTATCTCGGTCCGGTGTTCCGTTACCGCAGCGGGCAGGCCAGCGAATTCATGCAGGCCGGCATCGAATCTTTCGGCCGCCAGGACCGCCCCGCAGCCGATGCCGAGATGCTGGCGCTGGCGCTGGAAGCGACCGCGGCCTTCGGCGTCCGCGACGTCGAGATCCGCACCGGCGACGTGGCGCTGTTCAATTCCTTGCTCGACGCGCTCGACCTCTATCCGGTCTGGCGCCGCCGCCTGGTCAAGGACTTCAACCGCAAGATCAGCCTGGAGCAGGATCTGGAGCGGCTGGCGGCCGCGACCACCGCGACGCGCAGCGAATATGAGGGCGTGCTGGCCGCGCTCGCCGGCTCCGACCGCAAGGCGGCGCTCGCGTTCGTCACCGATCTGATGTCGATCGCCGGCACCACCAATGTCGGCGGCCGCACCACGGCTGAGATCGCGGACCGCTTCCTCGAGCAATCCACGCTGAAGGGCGGCGCGCTGCCGCGCGAGGCGATCACCGTGCTCAAGCGCTTCCTGTCGATATCAGGCAATCCCGACGACGCCATCGCCGAGCTGCGCGCGCTGACAATTGATGCGAAGCTCGATCTCGCTGTTGCCATCGACCAGTTCGAAAGCCGGGTCGGCTTCATGGCGGCGCGCGGCATCGACGTGAAGCAGACGCGTTTCTCCACCGCGTTCGGCCGCGGCCTCGACTATTACACCGGCTTCGAATTCGAGCTGCACTATCGCGGCAACGGCGCCGAGCCGCTGGTTGCCGGCGGCCGCTATGACGGGCTGATGACCCAGCTTGGATCGGCCGATCCGATTCCCGCCGTCGGCTTCTCGGTCTGGGTGGATGCGCTGACCGGGATCGGCCGCAAGGTGGGAGCTTAA